A window of the Garciella nitratireducens DSM 15102 genome harbors these coding sequences:
- a CDS encoding TatD family hydrolase, translated as MYFDSHAHLEDSQFDKDRQELITKAKKEGVEWIVDPGSDLPSSKAAVTLAQNHDFIYAAVGIHPQEAWDITQDTYNALEQLTQNPKVVAIGEIGLDYHYQENPPREVQIEVFEQQIQMASRLKLPIIVHNREAHGDTFEILKKNFNQNSGGVMHSYSGSVEMAKKFIELGLYLSISGPVTFKNAKKNVEVVREIPLEYLLIETDSPYLTPVPFRGKKNHPSMVKYVAQKIADIKNISVEQVAKITKENAMKLFRIY; from the coding sequence TTGTATTTTGATAGTCATGCTCATTTAGAGGATTCACAATTTGATAAGGATCGGCAAGAATTGATTACAAAGGCTAAGAAAGAAGGGGTAGAGTGGATTGTAGATCCGGGTTCGGATTTACCTTCTTCGAAGGCGGCTGTAACTTTAGCTCAAAATCATGATTTTATTTATGCAGCGGTAGGAATTCATCCACAAGAAGCTTGGGACATTACACAGGATACTTATAATGCATTAGAGCAATTGACTCAAAATCCAAAGGTAGTAGCAATTGGAGAGATAGGATTGGACTATCATTATCAAGAAAATCCTCCTCGAGAAGTACAAATAGAGGTATTTGAACAGCAAATTCAAATGGCGTCTAGATTGAAGTTGCCTATTATTGTACACAATCGAGAAGCCCATGGAGATACCTTTGAAATTTTAAAAAAGAATTTTAACCAAAATAGTGGTGGAGTAATGCATAGCTATAGTGGTAGTGTAGAAATGGCAAAAAAATTTATTGAATTAGGATTGTATCTATCTATATCAGGACCTGTTACCTTTAAAAATGCCAAGAAAAATGTAGAAGTAGTACGAGAAATTCCATTAGAATATTTGCTAATCGAAACCGATAGTCCTTATTTAACACCTGTACCTTTTCGAGGAAAAAAAAATCATCCTTCTATGGTGAAGTATGTAGCTCAAAAAATTGCGGATATTAAAAATATTTCTGTAGAACAGGTGGCAAAGATCACAAAAGAAAATGCCATGAAACTATTTAGAATTTATTAA
- a CDS encoding 4-hydroxy-tetrahydrodipicolinate reductase, translating to MKIKVGMFGFGKTGTFVAKEILKDPECELKWIIRKSKKNEGEYASHLLGFDQKEGKIFSSQSIQKDTFYKDHFVDVIIDFSSMGGVELYKNAVKYGIRIVSAISNYDEIHLELLKKLSQYSAILYSPNITLGINFLIKASREFQEMIPNADTEIIEEHFKDKKDVSGTALRIAKSLNLDPEKQISSIRAGGIIGKHEVVFGLPNETIRIVHESINKNAFGQGAIYAAKWLMAKEIGLYTMEEALEIDHQKDRKDFKIAK from the coding sequence TTGAAAATTAAAGTTGGAATGTTTGGTTTTGGAAAAACAGGGACTTTTGTAGCTAAGGAAATTTTAAAAGATCCAGAGTGTGAATTGAAATGGATTATAAGAAAATCTAAAAAAAATGAAGGAGAATATGCAAGTCATCTGCTAGGTTTTGATCAAAAAGAAGGGAAAATTTTTTCCTCTCAATCCATTCAAAAAGATACTTTTTACAAAGATCATTTTGTTGATGTCATCATTGACTTTTCCTCTATGGGAGGAGTGGAATTGTATAAAAATGCTGTGAAATATGGAATTCGCATTGTCTCTGCTATTTCTAATTATGATGAAATTCATCTAGAGTTATTAAAAAAGCTTAGTCAATATAGTGCTATTTTATATTCTCCAAATATTACCTTAGGAATTAACTTTTTAATAAAAGCATCCAGAGAATTTCAGGAAATGATTCCAAATGCAGATACTGAAATTATAGAAGAACATTTCAAAGACAAAAAAGACGTTTCTGGAACAGCCTTAAGAATCGCAAAAAGTTTAAACCTTGATCCAGAAAAGCAAATCAGTTCTATTCGGGCAGGGGGAATTATTGGAAAACATGAAGTAGTTTTTGGACTTCCCAATGAAACCATTCGAATTGTACATGAGTCCATTAATAAAAATGCTTTTGGGCAAGGTGCTATTTATGCTGCAAAATGGCTAATGGCAAAAGAAATAGGACTTTATACTATGGAAGAAGCTCTTGAAATAGATCATCAAAAAGATAGGAAGGATTTTAAAATTGCAAAATGA
- a CDS encoding ubiquitin-like domain-containing protein, which produces MEQKNRKIREWFKNHKQAFFLIVILMFLTMITSFYYFSEKKICIIDEEQKFLIKTREDTVSEILKQQNIVLKPKDQVQPSLNTKIKKDMKIVIQRAKPITIIVDGKKERIFTPKTQVEDILKEAKIVLGEKDRVQPKRDAKIEKEEKIQVVRVIEKNIVEEQPIPYLTKEQPTEKLDVGDTKVVQQGKNGVKENHIKVVYENGKEIKRELLHEKIVIEPKNEVIQVGMNDAVDISRGNTRFKKAMMVTATAYCPSDPGVNGVTSVGARLQKGVIAVDPKVIPYHTKIYVPGYGFGQALDTGGAIEGNHIDLAMDSKKEALEYGRKQVKIYLLD; this is translated from the coding sequence ATGGAACAGAAAAACCGCAAGATAAGAGAATGGTTTAAAAATCATAAGCAAGCCTTTTTTTTGATAGTGATATTGATGTTTTTAACTATGATTACTAGTTTTTATTATTTTTCTGAAAAGAAAATTTGTATCATAGATGAAGAACAAAAATTTTTGATAAAGACAAGGGAGGATACCGTTTCAGAGATATTAAAACAACAAAATATTGTTTTAAAGCCAAAAGATCAGGTGCAACCTTCTTTAAATACTAAAATAAAAAAAGATATGAAAATAGTGATTCAAAGAGCAAAACCTATTACCATCATTGTTGATGGTAAAAAGGAACGAATTTTTACTCCCAAGACTCAGGTAGAAGATATTTTAAAAGAAGCCAAGATTGTATTAGGAGAAAAAGATAGAGTACAGCCAAAAAGAGATGCGAAGATAGAAAAAGAGGAGAAGATTCAAGTTGTAAGGGTTATTGAAAAAAACATTGTAGAAGAACAGCCTATTCCCTATCTTACAAAAGAGCAACCTACAGAAAAATTAGATGTTGGAGATACAAAGGTTGTACAACAGGGAAAAAATGGAGTCAAGGAAAATCATATAAAAGTGGTTTATGAGAATGGAAAAGAAATAAAAAGAGAACTTCTTCATGAAAAAATTGTGATAGAACCTAAGAATGAAGTTATTCAGGTAGGGATGAATGATGCAGTAGATATTTCTAGAGGAAACACTCGATTTAAAAAAGCGATGATGGTTACTGCTACTGCCTATTGTCCTAGTGACCCTGGAGTTAATGGGGTAACTAGTGTAGGAGCTAGATTGCAAAAAGGAGTGATTGCGGTAGATCCTAAGGTCATTCCCTATCATACTAAGATTTATGTTCCTGGCTATGGATTTGGTCAAGCTTTAGATACAGGAGGGGCCATTGAGGGAAATCACATTGATTTAGCAATGGATTCCAAGAAAGAGGCATTAGAATATGGAAGAAAGCAGGTAAAAATATACTTGTTGGATTAG
- the rnmV gene encoding ribonuclease M5 encodes MIQEVIVVEGKDDESAVKRAVDAEVIITNGLGIEEKTIERIRHAQKRTGVIIFTDPDFPGEKIRKIISEKVPGCKHAYLPRKYGKKGNNIGVENATPEHIREALSKVKTEKKIKKEKEIFTMEILMDAGLIMGASARKKREKIGEVLGIGYANGKQFLKRLNHYQIGLEDFQKALETIEGSYI; translated from the coding sequence ATGATACAAGAAGTAATTGTAGTAGAAGGAAAAGACGATGAATCTGCAGTAAAAAGAGCAGTAGATGCTGAGGTGATTATCACCAATGGACTGGGAATAGAAGAAAAGACTATAGAAAGAATTCGTCATGCCCAAAAACGAACTGGGGTGATTATTTTCACTGACCCAGATTTTCCAGGAGAAAAAATTAGAAAGATTATTTCTGAAAAAGTACCTGGATGTAAGCATGCGTATCTTCCTAGAAAATATGGGAAAAAAGGAAATAATATAGGAGTTGAAAATGCTACTCCAGAGCATATTAGAGAGGCACTTTCTAAAGTGAAAACCGAAAAAAAGATTAAAAAAGAGAAAGAAATTTTTACCATGGAAATTTTAATGGATGCTGGTCTTATTATGGGAGCTTCAGCTCGAAAAAAACGGGAGAAAATAGGCGAGGTTTTAGGAATTGGTTATGCAAATGGAAAGCAGTTTTTAAAAAGATTGAATCATTATCAAATCGGCTTGGAAGATTTTCAAAAGGCATTAGAAACAATAGAAGGGAGTTATATTTAA
- the rsmA gene encoding 16S rRNA (adenine(1518)-N(6)/adenine(1519)-N(6))-dimethyltransferase RsmA, translating to MAHLASPKYTQEIIKKYGFHFNKKLGQNFLIDQNILQKIVDGAGITQEDEVLEIGPGIGTLTQELAKTAKKVIAIEIDQHLLPILQETLGNFKNVELIQGDVLKLPLMDIMYNKFSNRKIKVVANLPYYITTSIVMKLLEEELPIGRITIMIQKEVAERMSAAPGGKDYGALSVAVQFYATPYKIATVPASVFIPRPKVDSVVIALDILDKPRVEVSNRKLFFQVVRAAFAKRRKTLVNALSTGNLGIEKQEIVNILNQVGIDSKRRGETLSLKEFADIANDIDIQYKNKKERG from the coding sequence TTGGCACATTTAGCTTCTCCTAAATATACACAGGAAATAATAAAAAAATATGGATTTCATTTTAATAAAAAATTAGGCCAAAATTTTTTGATTGATCAAAATATATTACAAAAAATTGTAGATGGTGCAGGGATTACTCAGGAGGATGAAGTATTAGAAATTGGCCCTGGGATTGGAACTTTAACCCAAGAGTTAGCAAAGACAGCCAAAAAAGTAATTGCTATTGAGATTGATCAACATCTTTTACCAATTTTACAAGAGACCTTAGGAAATTTTAAAAATGTAGAATTAATCCAAGGAGATGTTTTAAAGCTTCCCCTAATGGATATAATGTATAATAAATTTAGTAATAGAAAAATAAAAGTAGTAGCAAATTTACCTTATTATATAACAACTTCTATTGTTATGAAATTATTAGAAGAGGAATTGCCAATTGGTCGTATTACTATTATGATACAAAAAGAAGTGGCAGAGAGGATGAGCGCAGCTCCAGGGGGAAAAGATTATGGAGCTCTTTCGGTTGCTGTCCAATTTTATGCTACTCCTTATAAAATAGCTACTGTTCCTGCTAGTGTATTTATTCCACGGCCTAAGGTGGATTCTGTTGTAATTGCATTAGATATTTTGGACAAGCCGAGAGTGGAAGTATCCAATCGAAAATTATTTTTTCAAGTGGTAAGAGCTGCTTTTGCAAAAAGAAGAAAGACGCTTGTAAATGCTCTTTCAACAGGAAACCTAGGAATAGAAAAGCAGGAAATCGTAAATATTCTTAATCAGGTAGGGATTGACAGTAAACGAAGGGGAGAAACCTTAAGCTTAAAGGAGTTTGCTGATATTGCAAATGATATAGATATACAATATAAAAATAAAAAGGAAAGGGGATAG
- a CDS encoding ATP-grasp domain-containing protein yields MRGWILYDDFNEGLKKERHEIDRFLEVAEEQNIDLKIISPNQFDLIVTRDARDSVVIDGEVVPVPDFFIPRLGASTTYFAMAVIRHLEQLGVYTVNRSSSIEAVKDKLYTQQILASRNMPVPKSMLAKYPVKVDLIEEQFGFPVIVKTLSGAQGTGVFLAESKTKFRDLMDLINATNSSANIIIQEFVSFSKGRDLRVFVIGGRAIAAMERVSQDGNFKANLSQGGISKRVELTPEMEWLATETARILNLEVTGIDLLFDEDGHYKICEANSAPGFKGLEECYEDINIPASIFNFIRVRLGMFD; encoded by the coding sequence ATGAGAGGGTGGATTTTATATGATGATTTTAATGAAGGATTAAAAAAAGAAAGACACGAAATCGATCGATTTTTAGAAGTGGCTGAAGAACAAAATATTGATTTAAAAATTATCAGTCCAAATCAATTTGATTTAATCGTAACCAGAGACGCTAGAGATAGTGTAGTAATTGATGGAGAAGTGGTGCCTGTTCCGGATTTTTTTATTCCAAGGTTAGGAGCTTCTACCACTTATTTTGCGATGGCTGTCATTCGTCATTTGGAACAATTAGGAGTTTATACAGTCAATCGATCTAGTAGCATTGAAGCAGTAAAAGATAAACTATATACTCAGCAAATTTTAGCTTCTAGAAATATGCCCGTACCTAAAAGTATGTTGGCAAAATATCCTGTTAAGGTAGATCTTATAGAAGAGCAATTTGGATTTCCTGTTATCGTTAAAACATTATCAGGTGCACAGGGAACAGGAGTATTTTTAGCGGAAAGTAAAACTAAATTTCGAGATTTGATGGATTTAATCAATGCTACCAATAGTAGTGCAAATATTATCATACAAGAGTTTGTATCTTTTAGTAAAGGAAGAGATCTTAGGGTGTTTGTTATAGGAGGAAGAGCGATTGCTGCAATGGAGAGAGTATCTCAAGATGGCAATTTTAAAGCAAATCTTTCTCAGGGAGGGATTAGTAAAAGAGTAGAACTTACTCCAGAAATGGAATGGTTAGCAACAGAGACAGCTCGTATTTTAAATTTAGAGGTAACGGGAATAGATCTACTTTTTGATGAGGATGGACATTATAAGATTTGTGAAGCAAATTCTGCTCCTGGATTTAAAGGACTAGAAGAATGTTACGAAGATATTAATATTCCAGCGTCTATTTTTAATTTTATTCGTGTTCGTTTAGGAATGTTTGACTAG
- a CDS encoding metal-dependent hydrolase: MKITYFGHSAFLVQAKEFNALIDPFLTGNPHTNITPDDFENITHIFVTHGHNDHLGDTEIIAKKCNSLVICNAEIADFLSQKGIKTHSMHIGGRKSFAFGTVKMTPALHGSGITSKEGMIEGGNPGGFVLEIEGKKIYHAGDTGLSMEMKLLERENIDLALLPIGGNFTMDVEDAIVATEFIKPKMVIPMHYKTFPVLEGSPEEFQNKIKDTEIKILNPGESFEF; encoded by the coding sequence ATGAAAATTACTTATTTTGGACATTCTGCTTTTTTAGTACAAGCTAAGGAATTCAATGCTCTGATAGACCCCTTTCTAACAGGAAATCCCCATACCAATATTACACCTGATGATTTTGAAAATATCACTCATATCTTTGTTACTCATGGACATAACGATCATCTTGGAGATACTGAAATAATTGCAAAAAAATGCAATTCTCTAGTCATTTGTAATGCAGAAATTGCAGACTTTTTATCTCAAAAAGGTATAAAAACTCATTCTATGCATATAGGTGGACGAAAAAGCTTTGCATTTGGAACTGTTAAAATGACCCCTGCCTTACATGGATCTGGAATTACATCCAAAGAAGGAATGATCGAAGGAGGAAACCCAGGAGGCTTTGTTCTAGAAATAGAAGGTAAAAAAATATACCATGCTGGAGATACTGGATTGTCTATGGAAATGAAACTTTTAGAACGGGAAAATATAGATTTAGCTCTACTTCCTATCGGAGGAAACTTTACCATGGATGTAGAAGATGCAATTGTGGCAACAGAATTTATTAAGCCAAAAATGGTAATTCCCATGCACTATAAAACCTTTCCTGTTTTAGAAGGATCTCCAGAAGAATTTCAAAATAAAATAAAAGATACGGAAATCAAAATATTAAATCCAGGAGAATCCTTTGAATTTTGA
- a CDS encoding YhcN/YlaJ family sporulation lipoprotein, translating to MKKFFLITLIFLLTLGLVFGCATEKRVEEKNNVPKNGVNNSDTIDNNKKIVDGDDMNNIGDEESEQEQAKEVAQIAERVEGVRRATVLVTGNIAYVGIDMDSKVEDEKTNEIKDQVAEKIKRDEKSIDQVFVSADADTVTRLQEIIEDIGKGKPVSGFLDELTEMFRRPAPTTK from the coding sequence ATGAAAAAATTTTTTTTAATAACTCTAATATTCTTGCTAACTCTAGGGTTAGTCTTTGGTTGTGCTACGGAAAAACGAGTAGAGGAAAAAAATAATGTTCCTAAAAATGGAGTGAATAATTCAGATACTATAGATAATAACAAGAAAATAGTAGATGGCGATGATATGAATAATATCGGGGACGAAGAAAGTGAACAAGAACAAGCAAAAGAAGTAGCACAAATCGCCGAAAGAGTAGAAGGGGTTAGGAGAGCAACGGTATTAGTTACAGGGAACATAGCTTATGTAGGAATTGATATGGATAGTAAGGTAGAAGATGAAAAAACCAATGAGATAAAAGATCAAGTAGCTGAAAAAATCAAAAGAGATGAAAAATCTATTGATCAAGTGTTTGTTTCTGCAGATGCGGATACCGTAACTAGGTTACAAGAGATTATAGAGGATATTGGAAAAGGAAAACCTGTATCAGGATTTTTAGATGAATTGACAGAAATGTTTCGAAGACCAGCTCCTACAACCAAATAA
- a CDS encoding Veg family protein, translating to MQDQNSLHKIKKVVENHVGQRVKLKANKSRKRTFEREGVIESTYPSIFVISIDEGRRSPRKVSFCYSDILTKTVELTLCKDDSIIQYG from the coding sequence ATGCAAGATCAAAATTCACTTCATAAAATTAAAAAGGTAGTAGAGAATCATGTGGGGCAACGAGTGAAATTAAAAGCAAATAAAAGTAGAAAGAGAACTTTCGAACGGGAGGGTGTTATTGAATCCACATATCCTAGCATCTTTGTTATTTCTATTGATGAAGGAAGAAGATCCCCTAGAAAAGTATCCTTCTGTTATTCAGATATTCTAACTAAGACAGTAGAATTAACATTGTGTAAAGATGATAGCATAATCCAATATGGATAA
- a CDS encoding DUF3794 and LysM peptidoglycan-binding domain-containing protein — protein MPLELIKEYLDVDQELKRFSTQTMIEENVVVPDFKPDIFKVLSVKGNIQVNNQVIENNKFFVEGSVDCLVLYQTEEDGIKLQNINVQIPFTQTIEVEEDGNIYASLNTDVEYLDFDFINSRKLNIRGVLGLKGKFIKKEQYPLIRDIKGLEDLQMLRKWIQITTITDKIKDQAMVKEQIDIGEMPGIVEIIKSQARVLEKEITLENEKIMMNGTIEVELIYVGEDKDCQSVEYLEYKMPFAHIIESSSLKEASNYECKMHSYIEEILTQVNSNEEGKFNILDIEVLIGIEGDIYQDQEIESIIDAYSPSIQTNLEKEKIDCLKMVKNEKIQTTVKEKISTSIEQSGIQRIIFIDGQGKVAETKRQEDQWIVEGVVEAEILYQAVGEEEKYEIIKKEIPFTQVFDFDLKEDVKADVLIKVHHIGSQLLGDDEIELKIVLNMQCQLFQSTEFYYINEIEELAETQEEESNQAKISVYFKQPNDSLWEIAKRYRITMEEIISQNQIEDQENIPNYTPIIIARNSKLNQI, from the coding sequence ATGCCTTTAGAATTAATAAAGGAATATCTTGATGTAGACCAAGAATTAAAAAGATTTAGTACACAAACGATGATAGAAGAAAATGTAGTAGTTCCTGATTTTAAACCAGATATTTTCAAAGTACTTTCGGTAAAAGGAAACATACAAGTAAATAATCAAGTAATAGAAAATAATAAATTTTTTGTGGAAGGTAGTGTAGATTGTTTGGTATTATATCAAACAGAAGAGGATGGAATTAAACTTCAAAATATTAATGTTCAAATACCATTTACTCAAACGATTGAAGTAGAAGAAGATGGAAATATTTATGCATCATTAAATACTGATGTAGAATATTTAGATTTTGATTTTATTAATAGCAGAAAACTAAATATTCGAGGAGTATTGGGACTCAAAGGAAAATTTATTAAAAAGGAACAATATCCTTTGATAAGAGATATCAAAGGATTGGAAGATTTACAAATGCTTCGTAAATGGATACAAATTACTACTATTACAGACAAAATAAAAGATCAGGCAATGGTAAAAGAACAAATTGATATAGGAGAAATGCCTGGGATTGTTGAGATTATAAAAAGTCAAGCAAGGGTATTAGAAAAGGAAATTACTTTAGAGAATGAAAAAATTATGATGAATGGTACTATAGAAGTAGAATTAATTTATGTAGGGGAAGATAAAGATTGTCAAAGTGTAGAATATTTAGAGTATAAAATGCCATTTGCTCATATTATAGAGAGTTCGAGTTTGAAAGAAGCTAGTAATTATGAATGCAAAATGCATTCTTATATAGAGGAAATTCTCACCCAGGTAAATTCTAATGAAGAAGGAAAATTTAATATTTTAGATATTGAAGTGTTGATAGGGATAGAGGGAGATATTTATCAAGATCAAGAAATAGAGAGTATTATAGATGCTTATAGTCCAAGTATTCAAACCAATTTAGAAAAAGAAAAAATAGATTGCTTAAAAATGGTAAAAAATGAAAAAATTCAAACTACGGTAAAGGAGAAAATTTCTACTTCCATAGAACAGTCAGGAATTCAAAGAATCATTTTTATAGATGGACAGGGAAAAGTAGCAGAGACAAAGAGACAAGAAGATCAATGGATAGTAGAAGGAGTGGTAGAAGCAGAAATTCTTTATCAGGCTGTAGGGGAAGAAGAAAAGTATGAAATTATAAAAAAAGAGATTCCTTTTACACAAGTTTTTGATTTTGATTTAAAAGAAGATGTCAAAGCAGATGTATTGATAAAAGTTCATCACATTGGTTCCCAACTATTAGGAGATGATGAAATAGAGTTAAAAATTGTATTAAATATGCAATGTCAATTATTTCAATCAACGGAATTTTATTATATTAATGAAATAGAAGAATTAGCTGAGACACAGGAAGAAGAAAGTAATCAGGCAAAGATTAGTGTATATTTTAAACAGCCTAATGATAGCTTATGGGAAATTGCAAAGAGATATCGTATTACTATGGAAGAAATTATTAGTCAAAATCAAATTGAGGATCAAGAAAATATTCCTAATTATACTCCCATTATTATTGCAAGAAATAGTAAATTGAATCAAATATAA
- the ispE gene encoding 4-(cytidine 5'-diphospho)-2-C-methyl-D-erythritol kinase, whose amino-acid sequence MNQKRIKTRAKINLALEVLKKREDGYHEVKMVMQTIDLYDKMEFKIIPKDIIIHSNHKWVPKDQRNIVYKAAKLLQKQYRVQQGVEIKIYKNIPVSAGLAGGSSNGAGTLKVLNELWGLHLPLKTLIEHGKRIGADIPFCLLEGTALAQGIGEILHPLPSLPPIWLILVKPPIYVSTAWVYRNLNLNKDKQGSEVYSMIEGIKRGKIEEILPYLYNELENVTISAHPEIAHIKKRLRQLGAMGVLMSGSGPTVFGICKDRESAQFIYKNMKKQYREVFMVKTYNKEDICDDGNRYE is encoded by the coding sequence ATGAATCAAAAAAGAATCAAAACTAGAGCCAAAATAAATCTAGCTTTAGAGGTACTAAAAAAAAGAGAAGATGGATATCATGAGGTTAAGATGGTGATGCAGACCATTGATTTATATGATAAAATGGAATTTAAAATTATTCCTAAAGATATCATCATTCATTCTAATCACAAATGGGTTCCAAAAGATCAAAGGAATATTGTATATAAAGCGGCAAAACTTTTACAGAAGCAATACAGGGTTCAACAAGGAGTAGAGATAAAAATTTATAAAAATATACCTGTATCTGCAGGCTTGGCTGGAGGGAGTTCCAATGGGGCAGGAACTCTAAAGGTATTAAATGAATTATGGGGACTTCATTTACCATTGAAGACATTAATAGAGCATGGAAAAAGAATTGGGGCGGATATTCCTTTTTGTTTATTAGAAGGAACTGCTTTAGCCCAAGGAATAGGAGAAATTTTACACCCTCTTCCTTCCTTACCACCTATTTGGTTAATATTAGTAAAACCACCTATTTACGTTTCTACAGCCTGGGTTTATCGAAATCTTAATTTGAATAAAGACAAGCAGGGATCGGAAGTATACTCTATGATAGAAGGAATAAAAAGAGGGAAAATAGAAGAAATTCTTCCTTACCTTTATAATGAGTTGGAAAATGTAACAATTTCTGCCCATCCAGAGATTGCTCACATTAAGAAGCGTTTAAGGCAATTAGGAGCAATGGGGGTATTGATGAGCGGAAGTGGGCCTACTGTTTTTGGCATTTGTAAAGATCGAGAATCCGCACAATTTATTTATAAAAATATGAAAAAACAATATCGAGAAGTATTTATGGTAAAGACCTATAATAAGGAGGATATTTGTGATGATGGAAATAGATATGAATAA
- a CDS encoding GntR family transcriptional regulator translates to MMEIDMNNYRPLREIVFETLKEAILKGDIEPGTRMMEVQLAEQLGVSRTPVREAIRQLELEGLVVMIPRKGAYVAGLSTKDCMEVLEIRTSLEGLAAQLAAQRAKDHEIKQLFEISKKFSDYAQSKDVQGLIDEDETFHDVIYIASRNDRLIQLISSLREQVQRFRVAYISQFKRASDLVEEHQQILDAISKGDGIKARMLSEEHIKNLKDSMKPVLKEYMNEDCDQ, encoded by the coding sequence ATGATGGAAATAGATATGAATAATTATAGGCCCCTAAGAGAAATTGTATTTGAGACTTTAAAGGAAGCTATTTTAAAGGGGGATATAGAGCCTGGTACTCGTATGATGGAAGTACAATTGGCGGAACAATTAGGAGTGAGTAGGACTCCTGTACGGGAAGCAATTCGACAATTAGAATTAGAAGGATTAGTAGTGATGATACCGAGAAAAGGTGCCTATGTTGCAGGGTTATCTACAAAAGATTGTATGGAAGTATTAGAAATTCGGACATCGTTAGAAGGATTGGCAGCTCAATTAGCTGCCCAACGAGCGAAGGATCATGAAATTAAGCAACTTTTTGAAATATCAAAAAAATTTTCTGATTATGCACAAAGCAAGGATGTTCAAGGATTAATTGATGAAGATGAAACTTTCCATGATGTTATTTATATTGCTTCTAGAAATGATAGGCTCATACAATTGATTAGTAGCTTGAGAGAGCAAGTACAACGCTTTCGAGTAGCTTATATTTCTCAATTTAAAAGAGCTTCTGATTTGGTAGAAGAACATCAACAAATTTTAGATGCTATTTCTAAAGGAGATGGTATTAAAGCGAGAATGTTATCTGAGGAACATATAAAAAATTTGAAAGATAGTATGAAACCAGTGTTAAAAGAATATATGAATGAAGATTGTGATCAGTAA
- a CDS encoding CLC_0170 family protein: MSTIAKLLGDYYTNYTMLLVVGSGLIIYFSDYKKMVKQKAQKEAKISRFMGLTYIWGGILLYLFVMFFG; encoded by the coding sequence ATGAGTACAATTGCAAAATTATTGGGAGATTATTATACGAACTATACTATGCTATTGGTGGTAGGAAGCGGACTGATTATTTATTTTTCTGATTATAAAAAGATGGTAAAACAAAAAGCTCAAAAAGAAGCAAAAATATCAAGATTTATGGGATTAACTTATATTTGGGGTGGAATTTTATTGTATTTATTTGTAATGTTTTTCGGTTAG